A section of the Caballeronia sp. M1242 genome encodes:
- the recN gene encoding DNA repair protein RecN, which produces MLRHLSIRDFVIVAALDIEFDSGFTVFSGETGAGKSILIDALALTLGARADASVVRTGEPRADITAEFGTHAQVVRWLDEHALSQDGDTVMLRRVIDSSGRSRAFINGTPATLTQLRQVGEMLVDIHGQHAHQLLMRPDAQRELFDTHAGLVDTAAAVNRAWRAWREAQQAVDAAQSRDRELQLERERLAWQLSEFDKLAPQPGEWEEVSAEHHRLSHSASLIDGVQNALGALSESDDAMISQLGAIISKLRALADIDPALNDALASLEPAEIQLQEASYSLSHYAQRLELDPDRLAQVEKRMDQLHSTARKFRLQPEALPEEHETRRRQLAELDAAADLDALNAAAAKAKDAYLAEANVLSKARAKAAKSLSKAVTEGMQELSMAGGSFEVALVPLAEGGANGLEQIEFRVAGHAGVALRPLAKVASGGELARISLALAVIASTASPTPTLIFDEVDTGIGGGVAEVVGRLLHQLGRDRQVLCVTHLPQVAARGDQHFQVAKSSDDAGGTVSTVTPLDKAKRIEEVARMLGGIEITATTRKHAKEMLAA; this is translated from the coding sequence ATGCTCCGTCATCTCTCCATTCGAGACTTCGTCATCGTCGCCGCGCTCGACATCGAATTCGATTCGGGCTTCACGGTTTTTTCGGGTGAAACCGGCGCGGGAAAGTCGATCCTGATCGACGCCCTCGCGCTCACGCTCGGCGCGCGCGCCGATGCGAGCGTCGTGCGCACCGGCGAGCCGCGCGCGGACATCACCGCCGAGTTCGGCACGCACGCCCAAGTAGTTCGCTGGCTCGACGAGCACGCGCTTTCGCAAGACGGCGACACGGTGATGCTGCGCCGCGTGATTGATTCGAGCGGCCGCTCGCGCGCTTTTATCAACGGCACGCCGGCGACGCTCACGCAATTGCGCCAAGTCGGCGAAATGCTCGTGGATATCCACGGCCAGCACGCGCATCAGTTATTGATGCGTCCCGACGCGCAGCGCGAACTGTTCGACACGCACGCCGGTCTGGTCGATACGGCTGCCGCCGTGAATCGCGCATGGCGGGCTTGGCGCGAAGCGCAGCAGGCCGTGGACGCCGCGCAAAGCCGCGACCGCGAACTGCAGCTGGAGCGCGAACGCCTTGCCTGGCAACTCAGCGAGTTCGACAAGCTCGCGCCGCAGCCCGGCGAATGGGAGGAAGTGAGCGCGGAGCATCATCGGCTGTCGCATTCGGCGAGTCTGATCGACGGCGTGCAGAACGCGCTCGGCGCGCTGTCCGAATCCGATGACGCGATGATCTCCCAGCTCGGCGCCATCATTTCGAAGCTGCGCGCTCTCGCCGACATCGACCCGGCGCTCAACGATGCGCTCGCCTCGCTCGAACCGGCCGAAATACAGTTGCAGGAGGCGTCGTACTCGCTGTCGCACTATGCGCAGCGGCTGGAGCTCGATCCGGACCGGCTCGCGCAAGTCGAAAAGCGCATGGATCAGCTTCATTCGACGGCGCGCAAATTCCGTCTTCAGCCCGAAGCCTTGCCGGAAGAACACGAAACGCGCCGCCGTCAGCTCGCCGAACTCGACGCCGCCGCGGACCTCGACGCGCTGAACGCCGCCGCCGCGAAAGCGAAAGACGCGTATCTCGCCGAAGCGAACGTGCTGTCGAAGGCGCGCGCGAAGGCAGCGAAGTCGCTCTCGAAAGCGGTCACCGAAGGCATGCAGGAACTGTCGATGGCGGGCGGCAGCTTCGAAGTCGCGCTCGTGCCGCTTGCGGAAGGCGGCGCGAACGGGCTGGAGCAGATCGAGTTTCGCGTTGCCGGTCACGCGGGCGTCGCGCTGCGGCCGCTCGCGAAGGTCGCCTCGGGCGGCGAACTGGCGCGTATCAGCCTCGCGCTCGCGGTCATCGCGAGTACCGCGAGTCCCACGCCCACGCTCATCTTCGACGAAGTGGACACGGGCATCGGCGGCGGCGTCGCGGAAGTCGTCGGGCGGCTCTTGCATCAACTCGGGCGCGACCGTCAGGTGCTGTGCGTCACGCACTTGCCGCAAGTGGCCGCGCGCGGCGATCAGCATTTCCAAGTCGCGAAGTCGTCCGACGATGCCGGCGGCACCGTCAGCACGGTGACGCCGCTCGACAAGGCGAAGCGCATCGAGGAAGTGGCGCGGATGCTCGGCGGTATCGAAATCACCGCGACGACGCGCAAGCACGCGAAGGAAATGCTGGCGGCGTGA
- a CDS encoding NAD kinase, with the protein MEIGQFKTVALVGRTNTPGIEAPLRSLAEHIANQGFDVVFEAGTAKDVGVTDYPALSIAEIGARADVAVVLGGDGTMLGVGRQLAPYRTPLIGVNHGRLGFITDIPLKEMRERVPQMLAGQFEREERSLLEARIVRNDKPIYHALAFNDVVVNRSGFSGMAELRVSVDGHFMYNQRSDGLIVATPTGSTAYALSSAGPILHPQLQGFVLVPIAPHSLSNRPIVLPDDSKVTIQIIGGRDVNVNFDMQSFTAVELNDAIEVRRSRHTVPVLHPVGYSTYATLRKKLHWNEHPSQDSSV; encoded by the coding sequence ATGGAAATTGGCCAATTCAAGACCGTCGCCCTGGTCGGGCGCACCAACACGCCCGGCATCGAGGCGCCGCTGCGATCGCTCGCGGAGCACATTGCGAACCAGGGCTTCGACGTGGTGTTCGAAGCCGGCACCGCCAAGGACGTCGGCGTGACCGACTATCCCGCGCTGTCCATCGCGGAGATCGGCGCGCGGGCGGATGTCGCTGTCGTTCTCGGCGGCGACGGCACCATGCTCGGCGTGGGCCGTCAGCTCGCGCCGTACAGAACGCCGCTCATCGGCGTGAATCACGGGCGGCTCGGGTTCATCACGGACATTCCGCTCAAGGAGATGCGCGAACGCGTGCCGCAAATGCTCGCGGGGCAATTCGAGCGCGAGGAGCGCAGCCTGCTCGAAGCGCGCATCGTGCGCAACGACAAGCCGATCTATCACGCGCTCGCGTTCAACGACGTGGTGGTGAATCGCAGCGGCTTCTCGGGCATGGCGGAGTTGCGCGTGTCGGTGGACGGCCACTTCATGTACAACCAGCGCTCCGACGGGCTGATCGTCGCGACGCCGACCGGCTCCACGGCGTACGCACTGTCTTCCGCCGGGCCGATTCTGCATCCGCAACTGCAAGGCTTCGTGCTCGTGCCGATCGCGCCGCACTCGCTTTCGAACCGTCCGATCGTGCTGCCCGACGACTCGAAGGTCACCATTCAGATCATCGGCGGGCGCGACGTGAACGTGAACTTCGACATGCAGTCGTTCACCGCCGTCGAACTGAACGACGCCATCGAGGTGCGGCGCTCCCGGCACACCGTGCCGGTGCTGCATCCGGTCGGCTACAGCACGTACGCCACGCTGCGCAAGAAACTGCACTGGAACGAGCATCCCTCGCAGGACTCGTCTGTCTGA
- the hrcA gene encoding heat-inducible transcriptional repressor HrcA, translating to MLDPRAQTLLKTLIERYIAEGQPVGSRTLSRHSGLELSPATIRNVMSDLEDLGLVASPHTSAGRIPTPRGYRLFVDTMLTVEAPQDEAMTTAVKTRLQGEEPQKIVAAAASVLSSLSSFAGVILTPRRSHMFKQIEFMRLSDKRILLIIVTPEGDVQNRMMATQRDYSPSQLTEASNYINAHFAGLSFDEVRRRLREEIDQLRGDMTTLMQAAVVASTAETDPGETVLISGERNLLEVADLSSDMARLRKLFDLFDQKTSLLQLLDVSSHAQGVQIFIGGESNLVPIEEMSVVTAPYEVNGKIVGTLGVIGPTRMAYNRVIPIVDITARLLSMSLSQQ from the coding sequence ATGCTAGACCCACGTGCACAAACCCTCCTGAAAACGTTGATCGAGCGTTACATCGCCGAAGGTCAGCCGGTCGGTTCGCGCACGTTATCACGTCACTCCGGCCTCGAACTGAGTCCCGCCACCATCCGCAACGTGATGTCGGACCTCGAGGACCTCGGCCTCGTCGCCAGTCCGCATACTTCCGCTGGGCGCATTCCCACGCCGCGCGGCTATCGCCTGTTCGTCGACACCATGCTCACGGTCGAAGCCCCGCAGGACGAGGCGATGACCACGGCCGTCAAGACGCGTCTGCAAGGCGAGGAGCCGCAGAAGATCGTCGCTGCGGCGGCGAGCGTGCTGTCCAGCCTGTCCTCGTTCGCAGGCGTGATCCTCACGCCGCGGCGCAGCCACATGTTCAAGCAGATCGAGTTCATGCGGCTGTCGGACAAGCGCATTCTGCTCATCATCGTGACGCCGGAAGGCGACGTGCAAAACCGCATGATGGCCACGCAGCGCGACTACTCGCCCTCGCAACTCACCGAAGCCTCGAATTACATCAACGCGCATTTCGCGGGCCTGTCCTTCGACGAAGTGCGCCGCCGGCTGCGCGAGGAAATCGACCAGTTGCGCGGCGACATGACCACGCTGATGCAAGCGGCGGTCGTCGCGAGCACGGCCGAAACCGATCCCGGCGAGACCGTGCTGATTTCCGGCGAGCGCAACCTGCTCGAAGTCGCGGACCTTTCGTCGGACATGGCGCGGCTGCGCAAACTCTTCGACCTCTTCGACCAAAAGACGAGCCTCCTGCAATTGCTGGATGTTTCGAGTCACGCGCAGGGCGTGCAGATTTTCATCGGCGGGGAATCGAATCTCGTGCCGATCGAGGAGATGAGCGTCGTGACCGCGCCGTACGAAGTGAACGGCAAGATCGTCGGCACGCTCGGCGTGATCGGCCCGACGCGCATGGCCTACAACCGCGTGATTCCCATCGTCGATATCACGGCGCGCCTGCTGTCGATGTCGCTCAGCCAGCAATAA
- the hemH gene encoding ferrochelatase, translating to MRFDLELPSQPSASHRVAVLLINLGTPDAPTPRAVRKYLAQFLSDPRVVEIPSFIWQIILRGIILPFRGRASAKKYAQVWMPEGSPLRVYTERQVEGLRRLFAANDYHVIVDYAMRYGTPGIGAMLNQLKLEGADRILLVPMYPQYSSSTTATAFDDAFTALKRVRNQPEIRTIRHYADHPAYIAALAEQVRDYWRLHGQPDFASGDKLVLSFHGVPKRTMDLGDPYHDQCQLTGSLLASALGLTPVECRVTFQSRFGRAEWLQPYTAPTLAELGAAGVKRVDVFCPGFTADCLETIEEIGIEVRDEFLKAGGKEFHRIACLNASPAWIKALGEIAAQHLQGWPVQATQPVTVAA from the coding sequence ATGCGTTTCGACCTCGAGTTGCCCTCGCAGCCCAGCGCCTCGCATCGCGTCGCGGTGCTGCTGATCAATCTCGGCACGCCGGACGCGCCCACGCCGCGAGCGGTGCGCAAATATCTCGCGCAGTTTCTGAGCGATCCGCGCGTCGTCGAAATTCCGTCGTTTATCTGGCAAATCATTCTGCGCGGCATCATCCTGCCGTTTCGCGGGCGGGCATCGGCAAAAAAATACGCGCAGGTGTGGATGCCCGAAGGCTCGCCGTTGCGTGTCTATACGGAGCGGCAGGTCGAAGGCTTGCGGCGGCTTTTTGCGGCGAACGATTATCACGTCATCGTCGATTACGCGATGCGCTACGGCACGCCGGGCATCGGCGCCATGCTGAATCAGCTGAAGCTGGAAGGCGCCGATCGCATCCTGCTCGTGCCGATGTATCCGCAGTATTCGTCGTCGACCACGGCCACGGCTTTCGACGACGCCTTCACTGCGCTCAAGCGCGTGCGCAATCAGCCGGAGATCCGCACCATTCGCCATTACGCGGACCATCCCGCGTACATCGCGGCGCTCGCCGAGCAGGTGCGTGACTACTGGCGGCTGCACGGCCAGCCGGACTTCGCCTCGGGCGACAAGCTCGTGTTGAGTTTTCACGGCGTGCCGAAGCGGACCATGGATCTCGGCGACCCGTACCATGACCAATGCCAGTTGACCGGCTCGCTGCTCGCCTCCGCGCTGGGGCTCACGCCGGTGGAATGCCGCGTGACGTTCCAGTCGCGCTTCGGCCGCGCGGAGTGGCTGCAGCCATACACCGCGCCGACCCTCGCGGAACTGGGCGCGGCCGGCGTGAAGCGCGTGGACGTGTTCTGCCCCGGCTTCACGGCGGACTGCCTGGAAACGATCGAGGAAATCGGCATCGAAGTGCGCGACGAATTTCTGAAGGCGGGCGGCAAGGAATTCCACCGCATCGCCTGCCTGAACGCTTCGCCGGCGTGGATCAAGGCGTTAGGCGAGATCGCGGCACAACATCTGCAAGGATGGCCTGTACAGGCCACGCAACCGGTGACGGTGGCGGCCTGA
- a CDS encoding RNA-binding S4 domain-containing protein — MNYKITTEPGARLRIDKWLWAARFFKTRSLASDAVEKGRVRIGGANVKPSKDVRVGDIVEIDIERIVWQVQVLGLCDVRGPAPVAQTLYAETDEGRTKRLAEAERRKTFREPAAGMQGRPTKRDRRIIDRFSGSD, encoded by the coding sequence ATGAATTACAAGATCACGACGGAACCGGGCGCGCGCCTGCGCATCGACAAATGGCTGTGGGCCGCGCGTTTCTTCAAGACGCGCTCGCTCGCGAGCGACGCAGTGGAGAAAGGCCGCGTGAGGATCGGCGGCGCGAACGTGAAGCCGTCGAAGGACGTGCGGGTGGGCGATATCGTCGAGATCGATATCGAGCGGATCGTCTGGCAGGTGCAGGTGCTCGGCCTGTGCGACGTGCGCGGTCCCGCGCCAGTCGCGCAGACGCTCTATGCGGAGACGGACGAAGGCCGGACCAAGCGGCTCGCGGAAGCGGAACGGCGCAAGACGTTTCGCGAGCCGGCCGCCGGCATGCAGGGCAGGCCGACGAAGCGCGACCGCCGCATCATCGACAGATTTTCAGGTTCGGATTGA
- the grpE gene encoding nucleotide exchange factor GrpE, whose protein sequence is MENTQENSASQNPTPADENARQAADLNQAGGQAASADGTAAPEAATNSTNATETALAEAQARVAALQEEFLRAKAETENVRRRGQEDVAKAHKFAIESFAENLLPVLDSLEAALADQSTDLAKVREGVELTLRQLTGALEKGRVVALNPVGEKFDPHRHQAISMVPADQEPNTIVAVLQKGYIIADRVLRPALVTVAAPK, encoded by the coding sequence ATGGAAAACACGCAAGAGAATTCAGCGAGCCAGAACCCCACGCCCGCCGACGAAAACGCGCGCCAGGCCGCCGACTTGAATCAGGCAGGCGGGCAGGCCGCCTCGGCAGACGGCACTGCTGCGCCGGAAGCCGCCACCAACAGCACGAACGCCACCGAAACCGCACTGGCGGAAGCGCAGGCTCGCGTGGCCGCGCTGCAGGAAGAATTCCTTCGGGCGAAGGCGGAAACGGAAAACGTACGCCGCCGCGGCCAGGAAGACGTGGCGAAGGCGCACAAGTTCGCCATCGAGAGCTTCGCCGAAAATCTGCTGCCGGTGCTCGACAGCCTCGAAGCCGCGCTCGCGGATCAGTCCACGGATCTCGCCAAGGTGCGCGAAGGCGTCGAACTGACGCTGCGCCAGTTGACGGGCGCGCTGGAAAAGGGCCGCGTCGTCGCGCTGAATCCGGTCGGCGAGAAGTTCGACCCGCATCGTCATCAGGCCATCTCGATGGTGCCGGCGGATCAAGAGCCGAACACCATCGTTGCAGTGCTGCAGAAGGGCTACATCATCGCCGATCGCGTGCTGCGTCCGGCGCTCGTCACCGTCGCTGCGCCGAAGTAA
- a CDS encoding thioredoxin family protein: MANVPVDSIAFSVFDMQELDAAGFDAGLASAGDELAVVFFWGLDCFNCEIAKKAMLAQPDAIRALGLRWFHSNVYEHRELGRRFMLHGVPTWFFFHRGKRLGRATGWHGLAQFEAAVAAAREKIRAAAAKQ; the protein is encoded by the coding sequence ATGGCCAACGTGCCCGTCGATTCGATCGCTTTCTCCGTCTTCGACATGCAGGAACTGGACGCCGCCGGCTTCGACGCCGGGCTGGCGTCGGCGGGCGACGAACTGGCCGTCGTGTTCTTCTGGGGCCTCGACTGCTTCAACTGCGAGATCGCGAAAAAAGCGATGCTCGCGCAGCCCGACGCCATTCGCGCGCTCGGACTGAGGTGGTTTCACAGCAATGTGTACGAGCATCGGGAGCTAGGTCGCCGCTTCATGTTGCATGGCGTGCCGACGTGGTTCTTCTTTCACCGCGGCAAGCGGCTCGGCCGCGCGACCGGCTGGCACGGTCTTGCGCAATTCGAGGCGGCAGTCGCGGCGGCGCGCGAGAAAATCCGCGCGGCGGCAGCAAAGCAATGA
- the dnaK gene encoding molecular chaperone DnaK — MGKIIGIDLGTTNSCVALMEGNQVKVIENSEGARTTPSIIAYMDDNEILVGAPAKRQSVTNPRNTLYAVKRLIGRRFEEKEVQKDIGLMPYKIVKADNGDAWVEAHGQKLAPPQISAEVLRKMKKTAEDYLGEPVTEAVITVPAYFNDSQRQATKDAGRIAGLEVKRIINEPTAAALAFGLDKAEKGDRKIAVFDLGGGTFDISIIEIADVDGEMQFEVLSTNGDTFLGGEDFDQRIIDYIISEFKKEQGVDLSKDVLALQRLKEAAEKAKIELSSTAQTEINLPYITADASGPKHLNLKITRAKLEALVEDLIERTIEPCRIAIKDAGVKVGEIDDVILVGGMTRMPKVQEKVKEFFGKEPRRDVNPDEAVAVGAAIQGQVLSGDRKDVLLLDVTPLSLGIETLGGVMTKMINKNTTIPTKHSQVYSTADDNQSAVTIKVFQGEREMAAGNKLLGEFNLEGIPPAPRGVPQIEVTFDIDANGILHVGAKDKATGKENKITIKANSGLTDAEIDKMVKDAEANAEEDHKLRELADARNQGDALVHSTKKAVAEYGDKVDASEKEKIEAALKDLEEALKNTSSDKATIEAKIEALATASQKLGEKMYADMQAQQGAAGAAAGAAGAEAASAGASQQHDDVVDADFKEVKKD, encoded by the coding sequence ATGGGCAAAATCATCGGCATCGACCTCGGCACCACGAACTCGTGCGTGGCGCTGATGGAAGGCAATCAGGTCAAGGTCATCGAGAACTCGGAAGGCGCGCGCACCACGCCGTCGATCATCGCGTACATGGATGACAACGAGATCCTCGTTGGCGCGCCTGCCAAGCGTCAGTCGGTCACGAATCCGCGCAACACGCTGTACGCTGTCAAGCGCCTGATCGGCCGCCGCTTCGAAGAGAAGGAAGTGCAGAAGGACATCGGCCTGATGCCCTACAAGATCGTCAAGGCCGACAATGGCGACGCATGGGTCGAAGCGCACGGCCAGAAGCTCGCGCCGCCGCAAATCTCGGCGGAAGTGCTGCGCAAGATGAAGAAGACCGCTGAAGACTACCTCGGCGAGCCGGTGACGGAAGCCGTCATCACGGTTCCGGCGTACTTCAACGACAGCCAGCGTCAGGCAACGAAGGACGCCGGCCGCATCGCCGGTCTGGAAGTCAAGCGCATCATCAACGAACCGACGGCAGCCGCGCTCGCGTTCGGCCTCGACAAGGCTGAAAAGGGCGACCGCAAGATCGCCGTGTTCGACCTGGGCGGCGGCACGTTCGATATCTCGATCATCGAAATCGCGGATGTGGACGGCGAAATGCAGTTCGAAGTGCTGTCGACGAACGGCGACACGTTCCTGGGCGGCGAAGACTTCGACCAGCGCATCATCGATTACATCATCAGCGAGTTCAAGAAGGAGCAGGGCGTCGATCTGTCGAAGGACGTGCTCGCGTTGCAACGCCTGAAGGAAGCGGCTGAGAAGGCGAAGATCGAACTGTCGTCCACGGCGCAGACCGAAATCAACCTGCCGTACATCACGGCGGACGCTTCCGGTCCCAAGCACCTGAACCTGAAGATCACCCGCGCGAAGCTCGAAGCGCTCGTGGAAGACCTGATCGAGCGCACGATCGAACCGTGCCGCATCGCTATCAAGGATGCGGGCGTCAAGGTCGGCGAAATCGACGACGTGATTCTCGTCGGCGGCATGACGCGCATGCCGAAGGTGCAGGAGAAGGTGAAGGAGTTCTTCGGCAAGGAACCGCGCCGTGACGTGAACCCGGACGAAGCCGTGGCCGTGGGCGCCGCGATTCAAGGCCAGGTTCTGTCGGGCGACCGCAAGGACGTGCTGCTGCTCGACGTGACTCCGCTCTCGCTCGGCATCGAGACGCTCGGCGGCGTGATGACGAAGATGATCAACAAGAACACCACGATCCCGACGAAGCACTCGCAAGTGTATTCGACGGCGGACGACAACCAGAGCGCCGTGACGATCAAGGTGTTCCAGGGCGAGCGTGAAATGGCCGCAGGCAACAAGCTGCTCGGCGAGTTCAACCTCGAAGGCATTCCGCCCGCACCGCGTGGCGTGCCGCAGATCGAAGTGACTTTCGACATCGACGCGAACGGCATTCTGCACGTCGGCGCGAAGGACAAGGCGACCGGCAAGGAAAACAAGATCACCATCAAGGCGAACTCGGGTCTGACGGACGCCGAAATCGACAAGATGGTGAAGGACGCCGAAGCCAACGCCGAGGAAGATCACAAGCTGCGCGAACTGGCCGATGCTCGCAACCAGGGCGACGCGCTGGTCCACAGCACCAAGAAGGCGGTTGCCGAGTACGGCGACAAGGTCGACGCTTCGGAGAAGGAAAAGATCGAAGCCGCGCTGAAGGACCTCGAAGAGGCGCTGAAGAACACGTCGAGCGACAAGGCGACGATCGAAGCGAAGATCGAGGCGCTGGCTACCGCATCGCAGAAGCTCGGCGAGAAGATGTACGCCGACATGCAGGCGCAGCAAGGCGCGGCGGGTGCGGCTGCCGGTGCGGCCGGCGCGGAAGCGGCATCGGCTGGCGCGAGCCAGCAGCATGACGATGTCGTCGACGCCGACTTCAAGGAAGTGAAGAAGGACTAA
- the dnaJ gene encoding molecular chaperone DnaJ, producing the protein MAKRDYYDVLGVAKNASDDEIKKAYRKLAMKYHPDRNPDNKKAEENFKEAKEAYEMLSDQQKRAAYDQYGHAGVDPNMAGAGAQGFGGFADAFGDIFGDIFGQAAGGAARGGRGGPQVYRGADLRYSMEITLEQAAHGYDTQIRVPSWVNCNVCHGSGAKPGTKPETCPTCHGQGQVRMSQGFFSIQQTCPKCHGSGTYVPDPCGNCHGAGKVKETKTLEVKIPAGIDDGMRIRSAGNGEPGINGGPSGDLYVEIHIKQHSVFERDGDDLHCQMPIPFTTAALGGEIEVPTLAGRASFTVPEGTQSGKTFRLRGKGIKGLRSSIAGDLYVHVQVETPVKLTDQQRDLLKQFEKSLTEGGARHSPQSKSWFDRVKSFFD; encoded by the coding sequence ATGGCGAAACGGGATTACTACGACGTTCTGGGCGTTGCGAAGAACGCGAGCGACGACGAGATCAAGAAGGCGTATCGCAAGCTCGCGATGAAGTATCACCCTGACCGCAACCCGGACAACAAGAAGGCGGAAGAGAACTTCAAGGAGGCGAAGGAAGCCTACGAGATGCTCTCCGACCAGCAGAAGCGCGCCGCGTACGATCAATACGGTCACGCGGGCGTCGATCCGAACATGGCGGGCGCGGGCGCGCAAGGCTTCGGCGGCTTTGCCGATGCGTTCGGCGATATCTTCGGCGACATCTTCGGGCAGGCCGCGGGCGGCGCGGCGCGCGGCGGTCGCGGCGGTCCGCAGGTGTATCGCGGCGCGGACTTGCGCTACAGCATGGAGATCACGCTGGAGCAGGCCGCGCACGGTTACGACACGCAAATCCGCGTGCCGAGCTGGGTCAACTGCAACGTCTGCCACGGCTCGGGCGCGAAGCCCGGCACGAAGCCGGAAACCTGTCCGACGTGTCACGGCCAGGGCCAGGTTCGGATGTCGCAGGGCTTCTTCAGCATCCAGCAGACCTGTCCGAAGTGTCACGGCAGCGGCACCTACGTTCCCGACCCGTGCGGCAACTGCCACGGCGCGGGCAAGGTGAAGGAAACGAAGACGCTGGAAGTGAAGATTCCGGCCGGCATCGACGACGGCATGCGCATCCGTTCGGCGGGCAACGGCGAGCCGGGCATCAACGGCGGGCCGAGCGGCGACTTGTACGTGGAAATCCACATCAAGCAGCACTCGGTGTTCGAGCGCGACGGCGACGACTTGCATTGCCAGATGCCGATTCCGTTCACCACGGCGGCGCTCGGCGGCGAGATCGAAGTGCCGACGCTGGCGGGACGCGCGAGCTTCACCGTGCCCGAAGGCACGCAGTCGGGCAAGACGTTCCGTCTGCGCGGCAAGGGCATCAAGGGCTTGCGTTCGAGCATCGCGGGCGATCTCTACGTGCACGTGCAGGTGGAAACGCCGGTCAAGCTCACCGATCAGCAGCGCGATCTGCTGAAGCAGTTCGAGAAGTCGCTGACGGAAGGCGGCGCGCGGCATAGCCCGCAGAGCAAAAGCTGGTTCGACCGCGTGAAGAGCTTCTTCGACTGA